In Phytoactinopolyspora mesophila, the following are encoded in one genomic region:
- a CDS encoding ABC transporter substrate-binding protein, with amino-acid sequence MKNAPCPNRRAAVAVLAAGVLIALSACSGDDESSAEDATLEVWTRSNAEAAASYQLVFDAFTEETGIEIDYQPVQEFDTQLQARAGQGDLPDVLINDASSLGNYVAQGFVLPIDRESIEGHDEISDETWEQNLGTDGAYYGVPWSRQANITFIRKDWREELGYDVPTTWEELSALAEAFATEDPNGSGEDDTYGMVVPGSAQAGYIARWGNSYLWQAGAEILEDNGDGTFTSAINSPEAAEAMGWIRDQFCTPGIVVPGSVNLTTAETPFFGEGTAGIYLTGPYNISTFDLAVGQENVEIIPMPAGPASSTTFAEGETIYFGASSEKEDLQKQLAEFLISPDAQEIAMQVVETDSGMTTQPVVRLPVNQNVDIVEVTGDERWGIVQDSYIADSKPFPWSIDFLPFRQILADGMNAMASDCNSDIEAGLAAIDEQFQAQLESQDLS; translated from the coding sequence ATGAAGAATGCGCCATGCCCAAACCGCCGCGCCGCCGTCGCCGTCCTCGCAGCGGGAGTGTTGATCGCGCTGAGCGCCTGCTCGGGCGACGACGAGTCGTCGGCGGAGGACGCCACGCTCGAGGTCTGGACCCGAAGCAACGCCGAGGCGGCCGCGTCCTACCAGCTCGTCTTCGACGCCTTCACCGAGGAGACGGGCATTGAGATCGACTACCAGCCCGTCCAGGAGTTCGACACCCAACTTCAGGCTCGAGCCGGCCAAGGGGACCTACCCGATGTCCTCATCAACGACGCCTCCTCGCTCGGCAACTACGTCGCCCAGGGCTTCGTCCTGCCGATCGACCGCGAAAGCATCGAGGGCCACGACGAGATCAGCGACGAGACGTGGGAACAGAACCTCGGCACCGACGGCGCCTACTACGGTGTCCCGTGGTCGCGGCAGGCCAACATCACGTTCATCCGCAAGGACTGGCGGGAGGAGCTCGGCTACGACGTCCCCACCACCTGGGAAGAGCTCTCCGCCCTCGCTGAGGCCTTCGCGACGGAGGACCCGAATGGCAGCGGCGAGGACGACACCTACGGCATGGTCGTCCCCGGCTCGGCGCAGGCCGGCTACATCGCCCGCTGGGGCAATTCCTACCTCTGGCAGGCCGGGGCCGAGATCCTCGAGGACAACGGCGACGGGACCTTCACCTCGGCGATCAATTCGCCTGAGGCCGCCGAGGCGATGGGCTGGATCCGGGATCAGTTCTGCACACCCGGCATCGTCGTGCCTGGATCGGTGAACCTCACGACGGCCGAGACGCCGTTCTTCGGTGAAGGCACCGCGGGCATCTATCTCACCGGGCCTTACAACATCAGCACCTTCGACCTTGCGGTCGGCCAGGAAAACGTGGAGATCATTCCGATGCCTGCCGGCCCTGCCTCCAGCACGACCTTCGCCGAGGGCGAGACCATCTACTTCGGTGCGAGTTCGGAGAAGGAGGACCTGCAGAAGCAACTCGCCGAATTCCTCATCAGCCCGGATGCGCAGGAGATCGCCATGCAGGTCGTTGAGACCGACTCCGGCATGACCACCCAGCCGGTAGTGCGCCTGCCCGTCAACCAGAACGTCGACATCGTCGAAGTCACGGGCGACGAGCGCTGGGGCATCGTGCAGGACTCGTACATCGCCGACTCGAAGCCCTTCCCCTGGTCTATCGACTTCCTGCCGTTCCGCCAGATCCTGGCCGACGGCATGAACGCGATGGCGTCCGATTGCAACAGCGACATCGAGGCGGGCCTCGCCGCGATCGACGAGCAGTTCCAGGCACAGTTGGAGAGCCAGGACCTGTCGTGA
- a CDS encoding NAD-dependent epimerase/dehydratase family protein — MTNTILITGAAGSAATGIRPLLRQRGHRLVLHDLAPVPDPDPSSERVVTADLLDEDVLGEAVRGADVVVHLGGFSRERPWSDILAINIDGTRAVLDAAVRAGVRRVLLASSTHGFGFWPIKELSTRSGPRPDTYYGVGKIASEALGSLYADRHGLCVVSARIGTVQAEPSGPRQLASWLSFPDFISLIEAAAQLEEPGHRVVWAMSANTRRWLPVTVDPVLGWEPRDDAERYADRFEADAYGFAGGAGDDNGLVGGAFADDDHPMGGIW; from the coding sequence TTGACGAACACGATCCTCATTACCGGCGCCGCGGGCAGCGCGGCCACGGGGATCCGTCCGCTGCTCCGGCAGCGCGGGCATCGCCTCGTGCTGCACGATCTCGCTCCGGTCCCTGACCCCGATCCGTCGTCCGAGCGGGTGGTCACCGCCGACCTGCTCGACGAAGACGTTCTCGGCGAGGCGGTCCGCGGTGCCGACGTCGTCGTCCATCTCGGCGGCTTCAGCCGGGAACGTCCCTGGTCGGACATCCTTGCCATCAACATCGACGGCACCCGCGCCGTACTCGACGCCGCCGTGCGCGCGGGCGTACGACGCGTCCTCCTCGCCAGCTCCACCCATGGCTTCGGCTTCTGGCCGATCAAGGAGCTGAGCACAAGGTCCGGGCCGCGGCCGGACACCTATTACGGCGTTGGCAAGATCGCTAGCGAGGCGCTCGGTTCCCTCTACGCCGACCGGCACGGTCTCTGCGTCGTCTCCGCGCGTATTGGCACGGTCCAGGCCGAGCCCAGCGGGCCGCGCCAGCTCGCGAGCTGGCTGTCCTTCCCGGACTTCATCTCCCTGATCGAGGCGGCGGCACAACTGGAGGAGCCCGGACACCGTGTGGTGTGGGCAATGTCAGCCAACACCCGGCGCTGGCTGCCCGTGACCGTCGATCCGGTGCTCGGTTGGGAGCCGCGTGACGACGCCGAACGCTACGCCGACCGTTTCGAAGCCGATGCCTACGGGTTCGCCGGCGGCGCCGGGGATGACAACGGCCTCGTCGGTGGGGCGTTCGCCGACGACGATCATCCGATGGGAGGGATCTGGTGA